One part of the Anopheles coustani chromosome 2, idAnoCousDA_361_x.2, whole genome shotgun sequence genome encodes these proteins:
- the LOC131264588 gene encoding putative nuclease HARBI1 — protein sequence MNALIFLSSDDSEEEVNAVNLAVHRRTLRSNLDLFEISDVAFVSNFRVSKALFTAIHSKIASCLARKHMRGFSSQDKLAATLKFLAQRSYQQGVGNDFTVAIGQSMFSDIFHETLCALEKEIGIEVTVEMTQGEKAAARRYFYEKSGIPGVVMCVDGTHIRITAPKDNKESFYNRKGFYSMNAMMLCDRRKLIRFVNAKFHGSHHDSYVYSNSPVANYFEEKWRNGERQFKLLADSAYPSKPWIIKPHRNANQNSPEAEFNEKHAKARSIIERTFGMLKNKFQCLCTTCALCTD from the exons ATGAATGCATTAATCTTCTTGTCGAGTGATGATAGTGAGGAAGAGGTTAATGCAGTGAATCTTGCGGTGCATCGAAGGACATTAAGGAGTAATCTGGACTTGTTTGAGATCTCCGATGTAGC GTTTGTGTCCAATTTTCGTGTGTCGAAGGCATTGTTCACTGCAATACACAGTAAAATTGCATCATGTCTTGCTCGGAAACATATGCGTGGGTTCTCATCGCAAGACAAACTGGCGGCAACTTTAAAATTTCTTGCCCAACGGTCATACCAGCAAGGTGTTGGTAACGACTTCACCGTTGCAATTGGTCAATCAATGTTTTCCGATATTTTTCACGAAACGTTGTGCGCCCTTGAAAAGGAAATCGGTATCGAAGTTACTGTAGAAATGACCCAAGGAGAAAAAGCTGCAGCAAGACGGtatttttatgaaaagtcTGGGATTCCGGGAGTTGTGATGTGTGTGGATGGAACCCACATCAGAATCACTGCACCAAAAGACAACAAAGAAAGTTTTTACAATCGCAAGGGATTTTACAGCATGAATGCAATGATG CTTTGTGACCGTCGGAAGCTAATTCGATTTGTCAATGCAAAGTTTCATGGATCACATCATGATTCATACGTTTACAGCAACAGTCCTGTTGCTAACTACTTCGAGGAAAAATGGAGGAATGGTGAAAGGCAGTTTAAACTATTAG CTGATTCTGCATATCCCTCGAAGCCCTGGATCATCAAACCTCATCGCAATGCTAACCAAAACAGTCCGGAAGCagaattcaatgaaaaacatgcTAAAGCACGATCCATCATTGAGAGAACGTTTGGAATgctcaaaaacaaatttcaatgcCTCTGCACAACATGTGCATTATGCACGGATTGA
- the LOC131264589 gene encoding uncharacterized protein LOC131264589 produces the protein MLCCKIVTPDILTGYTSHISCSKPCSVRSYILHVWHTKTAKIRRKRFTTSGHHRGKFPPRIYRVPAVFSVRGRYGQPDVFITVTCNPNWPEITEALLLRQNRPDLTARVFRLKLKSLLEDLLAGVLRLEIARIHVIEYQKRDLPQSQSLVILAETDKPRSVSWKTAAPCMKDGKPLNPHSLWEAYADHLCEDYHRQHRERYSLDDSEQNRPLRAAEHFWALRSNDQYVRGTTTPKTLETFPSMPELLQHAQGAERSYSITGLDRMLRNVERLNAEQREVYNTFTEAVDRSSQTEQSGGRAADEESGSLYFLDGPVGTGKSFLLETILAHTRPLRIFFTDRILSPRNVVVTAINNSVLEGLNEPEEVNLSVDTLVNSEEQETLMLPTEFLNALNMSGIPMHRLRLKRYLPVLLLRNLNTERRLCNGTQLQIVSLRPHCLHARILTGKRQVQDVSLPRIFCDSNDATLPFQIRRKQFPVQVCFAMTINKV, from the exons ATGTTGTGCTGCAAGATCGTGACACCGGATATCTTAACCGGGTATACGAGTCACATCAGTTGTTCGAAGCCATGCAGTGTCCGCTCCTACATCCTGCACGTTTGGCATACCAAAACAGCCAAGATTCGACGTAAGCGCTTCACGACATCCGGGCACCATCGCGGCAAATTTCCCCCGCGAATATACCGAGTACCGGCTGTGTTTTCGGTGAGAGGACGCTATGGCCAACCCGACGTCTTCATCACGGTCACGTGTAACCCGAACTGGCCGGAGATTACTGAGGCGTTGCTGCTCCGCCAGAATCGACCTGATCTAACGGCGCGTGTGTTTCGGCTAAAGTTGAAATCCCTGCTGGAGGACCTGTTGGCCGGAGTGCTTCGCCTCGAAATAGCTCGAATCCACGTGATAGAGTATCAGAAGCGTGATCTTCCGCAATCTCAAAGCCTTGTGATCCTTGCTGAAACCGACAAGCCACGGTCTGTAAGCTGGAAAACGGCTGCTCCTTGCATGAAAGATG GTAAGCCACTAAACCCTCACAGCCTGTGGGAAGCATACGCCGATCATCTGTGCGAGGACTACCATCGGCAACATCGAGAGCGCTACTCGCTGGACGATTCTGAACAAAATCGCCCTTTGCGTGCGGCGGAACACTTCTGGGCTTTGCGGTCGAATGACCAGTATGTACGTGGGACGACGACACCGAAGACACTGGAAACGTTTCCCAGTATGCCAGAGCTCTTACAGCATGCACAGGGTGCAGAACGCTCTTACAGCATCACTGGATTGGATAGAATGCTCCGTAACGTAGAAAGGTTGAATGCCGAACAGCGTGAGGTGTACAACACCTTCACTGAAGCGGTGGATCGGAGCAGTCAAACAGAGCAGAGCGGAGGACGTGCGGCAGACGAGGAAAGTGGAAGCCTATACTTCCTGGATGGACCCGTTGGCACTGGGAAGTCGTTTCTACTCGAGACTATCCTGGCACACACCCGAC CACTCCGGATTTTTTTTACCGACCGCATCCTGTCACCACGGAATGTCGTCGTGACCGCAATCAACAACAGCGTGTTGGAAGGGCTAAATGAACCGGAAGAGGTGAATCTGTCCGTCGATACGTTGGTGAATAGCGAGGAACAAGAAACGCTAATGCTGCCGACCGAATTTCTTAACGCGCTGAACATGAGCGGCATTCCGATGCATAGGTTACGGTTGAAGCGGTATTTGCCGGTACTACTTCTCCGTAATCTCAACACCGAGCGTAGATTGTGCAATGGGACGCAGCTGCAGATCGTGTCACTTAGACCGCATTGCCTACATGCACGGATTCTGACTGGCAAGCGGCAGGTTCAAGACGTATCGTTGCCCCGTATCTTCTGCGACAGCAATGATGCGACCTTGCCGTTTCAGATCCGtcgcaaacagtttccagtgCAAGTGTGCTTTGCGATGACCATCAACAAGGTATAA